A genome region from Deltaproteobacteria bacterium includes the following:
- the rpmF gene encoding 50S ribosomal protein L32, whose translation MPNPKRRHSKTRRDKRRTHDRLASPQFSTCQQCGEPKAPHRICPHCGSYKGRTVIEVEEA comes from the coding sequence ATGCCCAACCCCAAAAGGAGACATTCCAAGACCCGCAGGGATAAGCGGCGGACCCATGATCGTCTTGCTTCTCCCCAATTCTCAACTTGCCAGCAATGTGGGGAACCTAAAGCTCCGCACCGGATATGCCCCCATTGTGGCAGTTATAAGGGACGGACCGTCATCGAAGTAGAAGAAGCGTGA
- the fabG gene encoding 3-oxoacyl-[acyl-carrier-protein] reductase, which yields MKLKGKVALITGGAQGIGKAIALLFAREGAQVVIADINLEKARETCQEVESLGGEALAVGGNVAGAKEAETMVQKALDQFGRLDILVNNAGITRDQVLLRMKEEDWDLVIAVNLKGAFLCTKAALRPFLKQKSGKVVNIASVTGEMGNAGQANYAASKAGLIGFTKSIAREYASRNIQVNAVAPGFIDTAMSQAIPPKGREFLIKQIPMERLGTPEDVAEAVLFLASPAADYITGQVLSVNGGMYM from the coding sequence ATGAAACTCAAAGGAAAAGTGGCTTTGATCACCGGTGGGGCCCAGGGCATCGGGAAGGCCATTGCCTTGCTTTTTGCCCGTGAAGGGGCGCAAGTCGTGATAGCGGATATCAACCTGGAGAAAGCCCGGGAGACCTGCCAGGAAGTTGAATCTCTCGGCGGGGAAGCGCTGGCCGTGGGGGGAAACGTAGCCGGTGCCAAGGAAGCTGAAACCATGGTGCAAAAAGCCTTAGACCAATTCGGCCGCCTGGACATCCTCGTTAATAATGCAGGAATTACCCGGGATCAGGTTCTTTTGCGCATGAAGGAAGAGGATTGGGATCTGGTGATTGCCGTAAATCTGAAGGGAGCGTTTCTGTGCACCAAAGCTGCCTTGCGCCCTTTTCTCAAACAAAAAAGTGGCAAGGTGGTCAACATCGCTTCCGTCACCGGCGAGATGGGCAATGCCGGGCAGGCCAATTACGCCGCCTCCAAGGCTGGCCTAATCGGTTTCACCAAATCCATCGCCCGGGAATATGCCAGCCGAAACATCCAGGTGAATGCTGTGGCCCCGGGTTTCATCGATACCGCCATGAGCCAAGCCATCCCCCCGAAGGGTCGAGAATTCTTGATCAAACAGATTCCTATGGAAAGACTGGGTACTCCCGAGGATGTTGCCGAGGCAGTGCTTTTTCTGGCCAGCCCAGCGGCCGATTATATCACCG
- the fabD gene encoding ACP S-malonyltransferase codes for MKKVGFVFPGQGSQYVGMGKDFSDRFPAAREVFEEANEALGYDLAALCFQGPEEDLKLTANTQPAILTASVATLRVMQVDRELIPVATAGHSLGEYGALVASGGLRFADAVRLVHLRGKFMQEAVPVSGGAMAAILGMSGPEVEALCQEAAQGEVLSPANYNSPGQIAIAGHRTAVNRAVAIVSQQAGKKAVLLPVSAPFHCALMKPAAERLKEELAKVEMGDLHIPVLSNAEADFYPGKSKICELLVKQVDHPVRWEECMQKLIHTGANLVLEVGPGKVLTGLMRRISKDLKVANVEDGPSWGKAQALLPEE; via the coding sequence ATGAAGAAGGTGGGATTCGTCTTCCCGGGGCAAGGTTCCCAGTACGTGGGCATGGGAAAAGACTTTTCCGACCGTTTTCCCGCGGCCCGGGAAGTCTTTGAAGAAGCGAATGAAGCCCTGGGTTATGACCTCGCTGCCCTGTGCTTCCAAGGGCCGGAAGAAGACCTAAAACTTACCGCCAACACTCAGCCGGCCATCCTGACCGCATCCGTTGCCACGCTGCGAGTCATGCAGGTGGATAGAGAACTGATTCCTGTAGCCACGGCGGGACACAGCCTTGGAGAATACGGAGCCCTGGTTGCTTCGGGCGGATTACGTTTTGCCGATGCCGTGCGGCTGGTGCATCTTCGAGGGAAGTTTATGCAGGAAGCGGTTCCGGTCAGTGGGGGAGCGATGGCAGCCATCCTGGGGATGAGCGGGCCTGAGGTGGAGGCCCTGTGCCAAGAGGCGGCTCAGGGGGAAGTACTTTCCCCGGCCAACTATAACTCTCCAGGTCAAATTGCCATCGCCGGGCATCGCACAGCCGTGAACCGGGCAGTGGCAATCGTTTCCCAACAGGCTGGGAAGAAAGCAGTTTTGCTCCCGGTTAGCGCTCCCTTCCATTGCGCCTTGATGAAGCCTGCGGCTGAGCGGTTGAAAGAAGAGCTGGCCAAGGTAGAAATGGGAGATTTGCATATTCCAGTTCTATCCAATGCGGAAGCTGATTTTTACCCCGGGAAAAGTAAAATTTGTGAGTTGCTGGTCAAGCAAGTTGACCATCCAGTGCGCTGGGAAGAGTGTATGCAAAAACTCATCCATACGGGTGCCAACCTGGTTCTGGAAGTGGGGCCCGGGAAGGTACTAACCGGCTTGATGCGCCGAATCAGCAAAGATTTAAAAGTGGCCAACGTGGAGGATGGGCCGAGCTGGGGAAAAGCCCAGGCGCTGTTGCCAGAGGAATAA
- a CDS encoding beta-ketoacyl-ACP synthase III, which produces MIRSRIIATGSYAPPKVLTNFDLEKMVETTDEWIISRSGIRERRIVETNVSTSDLGTQAALRALNAAGLSPEDLDFIITGTNSPDMFFPCTGCFIQAKIGAKKAAAFDVSAGCTSFIHALSLADKFIKEDPSRKVMVLGAEIMSKVTDWTDRATCVLFGDGAGAIILAGEEGERGVLSTHLHSDGSLWELLYMPGGGSANPSSYETVDKRMHYIKMAGNQLFKVAVRALADVSQEALKFNGLKSEDIDIMIPHQANTRIIEAAAKLIGFPMEKVFLNIEKYGNTSSATIPIAMDEVQREGKVKAGDLMLLCSFGTGVTWGSAVIRW; this is translated from the coding sequence ATGATCAGGTCGCGGATAATTGCCACGGGGTCCTATGCTCCCCCCAAAGTTTTAACTAATTTTGACCTGGAAAAAATGGTAGAAACTACGGATGAATGGATTATCTCTCGCTCAGGGATCCGGGAACGCAGGATTGTAGAAACAAACGTTTCCACCTCTGACCTGGGAACGCAGGCAGCCCTTCGAGCATTAAATGCGGCGGGTCTATCACCCGAAGATCTTGATTTCATCATCACTGGAACGAACAGTCCGGACATGTTCTTTCCATGCACAGGATGTTTCATCCAGGCCAAAATCGGGGCCAAGAAGGCCGCCGCTTTCGATGTCTCCGCCGGATGCACGAGTTTTATCCACGCCCTCTCTTTAGCGGACAAGTTCATCAAAGAGGACCCGAGCCGTAAGGTCATGGTTCTGGGCGCGGAGATCATGTCTAAAGTGACGGACTGGACCGACCGGGCCACTTGTGTCCTTTTCGGGGATGGAGCGGGGGCCATCATCCTTGCGGGCGAGGAAGGAGAGCGGGGGGTGCTTTCTACCCACCTGCATTCTGACGGTTCCCTGTGGGAATTGCTTTACATGCCTGGAGGGGGATCAGCGAATCCATCTTCGTACGAGACCGTGGATAAGCGCATGCATTACATCAAGATGGCCGGAAACCAGCTCTTTAAAGTGGCGGTGCGGGCTTTGGCCGACGTCTCGCAGGAAGCGCTGAAATTTAACGGCCTGAAGAGCGAAGACATCGACATCATGATTCCCCATCAGGCCAACACGCGCATTATCGAGGCGGCGGCCAAACTAATTGGTTTTCCCATGGAGAAGGTTTTTTTAAACATCGAGAAATACGGAAATACTTCCTCGGCCACCATTCCCATTGCCATGGATGAGGTACAGCGAGAGGGCAAAGTAAAGGCGGGAGACTTGATGCTCCTGTGCTCCTTCGGCACGGGAGTCACCTGGGGGTCGGCAGTTATCCGCTGGTGA
- a CDS encoding acyl-CoA dehydrogenase family protein — translation MDYFLNEDQKAIRDLARKIAQERVIPVRAELDEKEEFPWGPLKYLAAVGLFGVYIPEEYGGLGYGSFENCLAIEEISRACIGVSVSFAASGLGSYPLLLFGSEEQKKKYLPDVASGRKLAAFGLTEAGAGSDAGGIRTTAKRDGNDYILNGTKQWITNGGEAEIYSVIALTDKAKGPRGASAFILEKDMPGFTFGKKEKKLGIRCSATRELVFEDCRVPKENMIGREGMGFIVAMRTLDKTRPGIGAQAVGLAQGAFEAAVEYARERQQFGKPIISFQAVQHILADMAAQIEAARALVYAVARWVDTNPKDISKYSAISKLFPTDVAMKVTVDAVQIFGGYGFMREYPVEKMMRDAKILQIYEGTNQIQRNVIGQALIKEYASK, via the coding sequence ATGGATTATTTTTTGAACGAAGACCAGAAGGCCATTCGGGATTTAGCGCGGAAAATTGCCCAGGAAAGGGTGATCCCCGTGCGGGCGGAGTTAGATGAAAAAGAGGAATTTCCCTGGGGACCTTTGAAATATTTGGCCGCTGTCGGTCTTTTCGGGGTCTACATCCCTGAAGAGTACGGCGGCCTGGGGTATGGATCTTTCGAGAACTGCCTGGCCATCGAAGAAATTTCCCGTGCCTGTATCGGTGTCTCCGTATCCTTTGCCGCCTCCGGTTTAGGATCTTATCCCTTGCTCCTCTTTGGTAGTGAAGAGCAGAAGAAAAAATACCTGCCGGACGTGGCCTCCGGTCGGAAACTGGCAGCGTTCGGCTTAACGGAAGCAGGCGCTGGGAGCGACGCCGGAGGAATTCGTACCACAGCCAAGCGCGATGGAAACGATTATATCCTCAACGGAACGAAGCAGTGGATCACCAACGGGGGAGAGGCGGAGATTTATTCGGTGATCGCCCTGACCGACAAAGCCAAAGGCCCGCGCGGAGCCAGTGCCTTCATTTTAGAGAAGGACATGCCCGGGTTTACCTTTGGGAAAAAAGAAAAAAAATTGGGTATCCGCTGTTCGGCCACCCGGGAGCTCGTCTTCGAGGACTGCCGGGTCCCCAAGGAAAATATGATCGGTCGGGAAGGAATGGGATTTATCGTGGCGATGCGGACGCTGGATAAAACCCGCCCGGGGATTGGCGCCCAGGCTGTTGGTTTAGCCCAAGGGGCTTTTGAAGCAGCGGTGGAGTATGCCCGGGAGCGCCAGCAATTCGGAAAACCGATCATTTCTTTCCAGGCGGTCCAGCATATCCTGGCCGACATGGCCGCCCAGATTGAAGCCGCTCGGGCTCTGGTTTATGCCGTAGCGCGGTGGGTGGATACAAATCCTAAAGACATCTCCAAATACTCAGCCATTTCCAAGCTTTTCCCCACCGATGTGGCTATGAAGGTCACGGTGGATGCGGTGCAGATTTTCGGCGGCTATGGGTTCATGCGGGAGTACCCCGTAGAAAAGATGATGCGCGACGCTAAAATTTTGCAGATTTACGAAGGAACGAACCAAATTCAACGCAACGTCATCGGCCAGGCTTTGATCAAGGAGTACGCCAGCAAATGA
- the plsX gene encoding phosphate acyltransferase PlsX translates to MKIAIDAMGGDFAPRSIVEGAILAAREHGIPVVLVGEEKTIRQEAARVPGSDSLPLTFVHASEAVGMDESPLTAIRKKKDSSIKVAFDLLKKGEVSAVVSAGNSGAVLATAVFVLEKLTGVDRPAIGTIFPTLKGSTLLLDAGANVDCKPFHLVQFALMGDAYAKYILKKEKPIVGLLSNGEEESKGNELIRETNAILKRSSIGYVGPVEGKDIFNGRADVVICDGFVGNAALKICEGLAEAIGAMIRQELEASLRAKIGYFFARHAVNEIKKKLDYSEYGGAPLLGVNGVVIIGHGRSSAKAIKNAIRLAHEFAQIGLPTLLVRNLEENQDLQRLGGKNLVKVWEQIKEKIIS, encoded by the coding sequence ATGAAAATCGCTATAGATGCCATGGGTGGAGACTTCGCTCCCCGTAGTATCGTGGAAGGGGCTATCCTGGCAGCTCGAGAGCACGGGATACCTGTGGTCCTGGTCGGGGAGGAAAAAACAATTCGCCAGGAAGCCGCAAGGGTTCCGGGGAGTGATTCCCTTCCGCTGACCTTCGTCCACGCCTCAGAAGCGGTGGGGATGGATGAATCCCCCTTGACAGCAATCCGGAAGAAGAAAGATTCTTCGATTAAAGTAGCTTTTGATCTCCTTAAGAAAGGAGAGGTTTCAGCGGTGGTTAGTGCAGGAAATTCGGGAGCGGTTTTAGCCACCGCGGTCTTTGTGTTAGAAAAATTGACGGGTGTGGACCGACCCGCCATCGGGACCATCTTTCCCACCTTGAAAGGCTCTACCCTATTACTCGATGCCGGAGCCAACGTAGACTGCAAACCTTTTCACCTGGTCCAATTTGCCCTTATGGGCGATGCCTACGCCAAATACATCTTGAAAAAAGAAAAGCCTATAGTCGGTCTTTTGAGCAACGGCGAAGAAGAATCCAAAGGGAATGAGCTGATCCGGGAGACCAACGCTATTCTGAAAAGAAGTTCGATAGGATATGTTGGCCCAGTAGAGGGCAAGGATATCTTCAATGGCCGGGCGGATGTGGTTATTTGCGATGGGTTTGTAGGCAACGCCGCTTTGAAGATTTGTGAGGGCTTGGCCGAGGCCATCGGGGCAATGATTCGACAAGAGCTGGAAGCCAGCCTGAGAGCCAAGATCGGGTATTTCTTCGCCCGACATGCAGTGAACGAAATCAAGAAAAAACTTGATTATTCAGAATACGGCGGTGCCCCCCTCTTAGGGGTTAACGGGGTCGTCATCATCGGCCACGGGCGCTCTTCTGCCAAGGCCATTAAGAATGCCATCCGCCTAGCCCATGAGTTTGCTCAGATCGGCCTCCCTACGCTCCTGGTTCGAAACTTGGAAGAAAATCAAGACCTCCAACGGCTTGGCGGAAAGAATTTAGTCAAAGTTTGGGAGCAGATCAAAGAAAAAATCATCAGCTGA